From the genome of Astatotilapia calliptera chromosome 3, fAstCal1.2, whole genome shotgun sequence:
TTCACTCCAGTGTGTTTTTCCACCTGTGGGAAACAGGTTAGGGTTGGTTTTGTTTGCACAATTAATGTAACCGTTCCCATCACAGAATAAGATAAACATAAAGATACATGATAAAACCAAGAACAAGCTTAATACAGATGTTACATGTCCAGCTGTGGTCCCTGAAATAAACATGACTGCCAATTCAGTCAACAGTAATAGATCTCATAGCACCATGGCTCTCGTGCATTGTTTGCTTAAGTTCTTGGTGTGTAAGCGGAAGTTGGAGAGTAAGAAGGAAGCCCTCCTCATCCTGTCCAAAGAGCTGGACACCTGTCAGCAGGAAAGAGACCAGTACAAGCTGATGGCCAACCAGCTGAGAGAACGCCACCAGGGACTCAAGAAGAAGTACAGGGAACTCATTGTGAGTGGTTCAGCCTTCAAGGTGGTACTTTTTTGTGACCACCCTTTAGCATGAAGTATTTTACAGCCATGAGCAAAATGAATCGACAGTCCGCTCCAAGATGTTGAAATTCATTTTCACACTTGTGGTATTTTTTGTCATGTTAACAGGATCATTACTTTGCTTAATATTGCAGATCCTGATCTGATTTTGTCTTTATGTATTTTCTAGATTTCTTGAAGGAATATCGATTTTTTTGTGTAATTCTGATAGAGTTTCTCTATTCAAGCCCAccccaaagaaagaaaatattttaaattttttggcAGCAGCTAAACGTAGATATTCAGTTTTCCATTTACACGCTGCTACAGTTTATAGTATTTGCTGTATTATTGCAGCTGATGATAGaagtctttttttcatgtttcaggATGGTGACCCCTCTTTGCCACCTGAAAAACGCAATCAAgtaagttttaattttattaatacaTATGCTAATAGGTACAGTTAAATGAGGTAATGTCTATTAAAAATGTGTGTAATTCATAAACAGTTAATCCAATGCTTATGTTAAATTCACAGCTTGGTTGTTTATTTGAAATTCTTCGTGCTGGCATACAGAGGCCATTTCTTTTGTGCTGCAGGATAAATATCAGGGTGTATGTTAATCagactcctctctctctccttattGAATGCACTTAAGTAGGTGAGAATTCCAGACTATTGTTGTTCTAGGGTGGGTGTGTCTTCTACAAGTCCTGAGGCCTGCACTATGAAGCAGGATTTTGTATTTTCCAGGTAACTCCCTGGTTAAACCTGACTTTTCTGTACTGCAAAGGTGGCTCACTCCTTATCAGTGTACATCGCCATGGTAACATATGCTGTGAACCTAACCTGCTATGGAACAGGATGTTTCCCAGATTAGAGATCAGCAGGCATGAAATCCTCATCTACTGACTGCTCAGTTTTCTGGAAAATAGTGGCACTATCCATGGGACCTCTGTGCACGGGACAGAAGGACAGAATAGGAGCatctaaagttttttttttttaatggcatcTGAAGTCTTTGTCTTTCCTTGATCAACATCAGTGATAAATCTGGATTCTTAGATGCAACTTTGTTCCatgatttgttttctgttaGCTTCACTTCCACCAACACCACTAGATCTATAgctgagaaaataaaaagtgaaactgCCCTCTAAACTTAATGATAGATTCATGATATTGACAAGTTTGTTAATATAGAGAGTTTGCATCTTCAAATAGCCTAAACCTTATTAATATTGTAAGCCTTTTCCTGTCTTACTGCCCAAAGCTCTGAAAGTGCTCACACATTCATTCAACACTAAACTGCTGTACAGTGCTTTTCCTGCCATGCTGCTGTGTTATCTGAGGCACTTGTGTTGGTTTTAGTCtgtattatgtttttttaacctcttcatattttttgtaTAGTATAGTTTTATTTTCCTATGCAAGATGACCTACTCTGATGCCAGTAAACCCATCGATAATTGCTATTTCTGAATGTTGCCAATGCCAACCCTTTCATGTTAACGCGCAGGGGAAACCTTGGATTAACTTAGCGCCTTGACAGCCAGCTTTGTGTGACTGCTTATCCTGACTGCCAGTGTTAGGTTAAGTGAATCCAGATAACAGAAAGATGTTCTGCTGAACTTGCTTTGTAACATAGGGCCCTGCATGACTCTGTCTTATTGTGCTTTCAGGGACATGGTGACACTGAACAGTTGCTGGTTGAATAGCACTataaaatacaatgaaataGTAACAAAACAccagtgaaatgaaaaatgaaaatactaaTGTGTACACTAGATGGCACTAAATAATTGTCTCTTTCATTAGAACAGGATTGTGGACTggctttgtttttatctctgAAATTTTGTGGATGTTAAGataggcattttttttttcttgagttgAAGAAGGAAAATGTTTGATGCTGATTAAATGTGATTTCCTGGGGTATTTGAACCTTGTCTGGCCTGGCACAAGCTGTTGTGCATtcactcttctcctcctcctgctccgcAGGTGAACCTGGCTCAGCTGCTGAGGGACTCAAGGGAACGAACAAAACAGCTTGCCgaggaggtgaaggagctcaCTCAGAGGCTTGCAGAGGCCCAGGGGGATAACAAGGTGAAGTAACCAGGGGTACTCGCACAAACGTACATGGAGATTAACTATTTAAGAGAAGTAAAAAGTTGAACTTCTCTTTTCTGCAGCTCCTGAGGATGACCATTACTCGACAGAGGCTGGGGGATGAAGAGGTCGGGGTGCGTCACTTCCCCGCCCATGAGCGTGAGGATCTGGTTTGCAAGCTAGAGAGAGCTGGGCTACAGGTGGACGTATTTCTTACCTTAAAGCACTTTGATACGTTTGGCAATTAATCCTCCATTTTCAGgtccatttcttcttttgtggaATATTCATTAGGATGTTGCTACAGGATTAAGGAAAAGGAGGGAACTCCATCCAGGGACATGTCATTTACAAATTTAATCCAAAAGAaagagtgtttttaaaaaaaaaaaaagtctaaatcaCTACCTAGGACGTTAATTATTGTTAAAGTCCTAAGATCGCTTTGTAACATATTAGCAGTTGCACAGTACTgtcaaataatacaaataaaagcattttctaTGTGGGGTGGTGGAGCTTGGTTTGAGCTGTTTAACCAGATGCTTAAAGTCCTGTTTTCTGACATATAACTCCATCAGTAATTTCCATCCACTGTTCACTTTTCCTGTCATAGGGAGTGCTCCAGTGACACTGACGATTGATGGAATAGTGAAACATGTTTGTAGTTTCCACATTTAGCAGGAACTTTTTTGTTGCATATCTTACAAAGCCTTGTGCTTAGTTGGAGATTATTGAAGTAGCTCCCTTTTTAGGCACTAAATCGCTCCAACATATACTTGGtcttatgtcatttttttttttatcacataaAACTTTATGCCGGTGTTTTTGCAGATGACATGATATGGCACAGCTCTAGTTATCCCTGTCACTTCACAACAATGATCTAGGTTTGAATCTTTTGTCCATTCAGGgtttgaaaatgtgtgtgtcatTAGGTAAATGAATGTAGGATGAACAGGGTGAGTGTAAATGGCAATTAAGTCCAGTAGTAAGTGATTCAGTAGTGACAATTTCTATTGAAAACCAGTAACTGGTGCAGATTGTAACTACTTTAGAGTGttcttttctgcttttcatagtcTTGGTTGATTGGGTATTGTCGTAACCCTGATGGGTCGATGTTGACATGCAAGTTATTGAATTTGATAACTCGAGGATGAAGCAATGTAGGAATTTTAAATCTATTCCATTGGTGTATCTACTTCATGACCTCGGCTCAAGGTCAGGAGTCAAAGGTCAAGTGTTCATTACACTCATTCAAAGGTTAAGTTGTCCTACAGTTTATGTAGAGAACAATGTAGTGACTTGTATCATTTTTAACTACATATTAATAAGACTGATTTATCTAATTATTAAGTTTCTAAAGAAACCTGACGTTTCTGGAACTGTTCGTTTCTAGTCAGGGCCTCATGACAGACATTTATTATAGATTTCCTCAGTAGACGTAAGCTCagtaattcattcattttgtttaaAACTTTCCATAGTGAATCACACTTTTTGCTTGGAAATGCACTCGGCGCATTACTGTCCATGTGCTTTGAATTTAATTTCAGAGTAGAACATTTTATTATTGGCAGAATCCTCTCTGCACATTAAACACAGTAAATGTATTAGACTGATAAACAATACTTCCTCCTCTTTGAAACCCGCAGTGGAGCCACTTAACTGTTATCTACTAGAGTGGAAGCTGCTCACTTTAAAACAGCAGGGGAGCTCCTGAGTTGCTGAATGCTAAAAACAGTGTATGCAGCCTCAGCAAACTCTACTTTAATGAGCAAAAGCTTTGAAATATCCATCACGTGAACGTTTCCGTGGCTTCCCTCACAAACAGTTCTGCCTGTATGCCTTTTTCTAGATGGAGGAGATGgagaacaacatgaaagcactgACAGACGAGCTCCAGGACGTGAAGGCAGAGCGCACTGTGTTCAGAGAGAAGGCGGAGCGACTAAATATGGAGCTGAATCATATTTTGGGGAACCATGAGGCTCGCATCATTGATGTGGACGCCCTGTGCATGGAAAACAAGTGAGTTAGAGATGTGCCAGACAGAAGTGTCATCATttgacactttttaaaatacatttttcagtcCCAATACTATCTTCTAAAACATCAAAACTATTTAATACCAAACTTCGAATTTACCTAATAAACGTAATTAGTGTAAACCAACTAAAAGGTATGTTAAATCTTGAAAGTAGACATCTTTGACTTCAGTATTAACTTCATAAACTCCTGGCATTTTCTCAGCTACCTTTCATCATCACCTTTTTCagcagtcttgaaggagttctcACACACTGAGCACCTCCTGGCTGTTCTTCCTTACTCTGTGGTGCATCTCATCCAAAAACCTTTTCAACAGTGGTTAGGTTTGGATGTCTGTGGATGCCAGGTGTTCCTGATTCTGAACACCATCCTTTTTTTGAGAGAGGGGCTTTAATGTTCCCCTATTGTGCAATAATAATAGAAGTCAGAAATTGCTGCAGGATGAATTCTGAGTAAATCATCATCAGTGTCACTAGCAGATGTCCTCACAGTATCACACCATCTTTGCCATAACTAACAATGAGAGACACGTGCATGTCCATTTCTTGTTTCTTAGATGATAAAGGTGTGATTTGCACAGTGTCCTCCAAACAGCTCCTGCTGAGATGTGTTTGGTTCCTATCAAACTTGAGGGCTCTAATCTGAAGTGCCAATGATTGACTTCTGAGGCTGTAATCCTAATAAACTTCTCTCTTGGTCTTCCTGTCTGGAGGCAATTGTCATGAAAGACAGTTGATAGATTTTGAGATGGCACTTGGGGAAACTGAATGAACTGACTGACCTCCTTTTTTTTGAAATAATATAAActtgtttctctctttatttaGATGGCCATTTCTTGTTGCTTAACTAAGCAGTACTGGACATGTTCTTCCTTACTGTACATGCGCTTCAGTGTTTTTACCCACGTCTTATGTGGTAGTCATGTTTAATCGGGGTGGACGTTAGCTAACAAAAGATCAAAAAAGCATGGATGAAGAGAATGCTTGGTTTCATTTCCATATGAATGCATTTTTTATGTTGTGACTTCTGTGTTCTACATGGCAGAGGGTGAGCTAAATGACAAACAGCAAGACAAACATAAACAAGAGTCATTCACGTTACCAAATGCTCTTTTTGACACTGCCTCCTGCTCACAGTGCACAGCGATTATACATGTAATGTGGAACTCCTCtgtctgtcatgtgtgttttgaCTTTGCTGGGTGTCTTTCTAATCAATGTTCCTGTAGGTATTTACATGACCGTTTAAATCAACTGCAAgaggaggtgaacctgctgaaGTCAAACATCATGAAGTACAAGGTACAGATTGAATGCTGCAGTTAAAATGTGACACAGACATTGCCTGACTCAGTGCATGTAATTTCTTTACATGTGTATGGTTTTGTGAACGTTCTTAATGCAAAGGAAGTGACTTTTTACTAAAATGTTCGTGTGAATCAGCAGGGTGAGCTTTAttctcttgtttttctgtcCCTGCAGACAGCCctggagaggaggaaaaactccAGCACATATGGGAAATCAAATAACAGTCCTCTTACTGGAGTCCTCTCAGCCAAACAAGGTGAAAACACAACCTGTTCAGCTCACTTTGAGTTCTTTAAACTCAGACATAAATAGATGTAGTATTAGCTGATCTGGAAACTGCAGAAAGGCACTAATGCGAATGTTCTCAGGCCAAATAAACTCTACAACTGATGGCGTGTCTTCAGTATAACAACCACTTCCTTTGTTTCTACCCGTGTCTCAATGGATTATTTAATAACTTCTCTTTTTGCCGATCCTCCGAGCCACTGCCGGACACCAGCTGGGTTACTAATTGTATTCTGAGTGGTAAAGAGCACCACTGGCAGGGAAATGAGCCTGCCATGATGACTGACAGTTGCTGGCAGAAGCAGCACAGTGGGCTCTGGAGTTAAAGTTAGGAGAGTGTCACCTAGAAGACATCTGTTTCTAACTCTCCATCTCTGTCTTACTCTTATCATGCTGTGTTCCCTGTCTCTTGTTATATCACCCTGCTTTCTTTGTTAcctatttttaacttttgtgtAAGTTTTATTGGGGGATTATTGGCATTTCTCTTCCCTCCATTTGTGGCTCTCTGTCCCTTTCTCTTCCCAtcctgattttttccccctttccctCCTTTTTAGTTCAAGAGATGCTTCTGGAAGAGCAGGGCTGCAGTCTACCAGCCACGCCTCAGTCAATCGCCGACCTCAAgtctctcgccactgctctccTGGAGACGATCCATGAGAAGAATTTGGTCATCCAGCACCAGAGACACAGCAACAGGTATTAATAGTTCCTGCTTTGCCGCTGATGGCATCATAATGgtaatatttcacctttaacccCCTAACACAGTTACATTGTTTGTCTAGCTGTTACAAGAATTCTCCTCCTATAAAGCAAACACTGGAATATGACATaagtgtgcgcacacacacacacactgacccttCTTCTCACCTGGCCTGCAGGATCTTGGGAAATAGAGTTGCAGATTTGGAAAGGAAGCTGAAGACCTTGGAGGTTTCAGGATTATGGAGTCTTCCAGGTGGGTCTTTGAACACCTAAGCTGTTCCACCATCAAACCTTTTATGAATccattaaaaactaaaagtagTTCAGCAATGTTTATTTTGAGACActtttgtgcttttggaaaaatGATCACATATGATGAGTAAAACTAATGAATCATATTAATGTATCGTTTGAAGACTACCGCTGAGAACATGTAATCTTTCCCACATCATTAGAAaacataagtgtgtgtgtgtgtgtgtagccaaTAAAACATTAAGATAAGCAAAAGATCAGACGTTGGCTGGTGTCAGATAGCTTTGTCTTTGCTCTGCTCTGCCTTGAAGACCAGCATCCCGGCATCGCCTTTTCACTCTTGACAATGAGACTGGTGTTATGTTTGTAACATTTAATGAAGCTGCCAGCTGAGGACCTGCGAGGCATCTGTTTCTCAAACTCGAGACTCTGATGTCTTCTTGCTCAGTTGTGCACTGGGCCTCCCACTTCTCTTTCTGCTCTGGTTAGAGCCAGTTTGCTCTGTTCTTTGAAGAGAAGTGCACACTGTTgtacttcatttttatttaatttttttggggATTTTTCCTCATGGAATATCTTTCACGTCTAAGaacaagaaaactgaaaaactggAAAGTTGActtgttttttctgtctgtttaaaTCCACACAGGCTGAAGCTCCAGACACGCGACTACTTAAACTTTAAGCTAATCagctaaaacagcttttaaTAATCTTCTGTTACTATCATAGTCATCATCTACTACATAGATATTCCATTAAAATCaagaaaaagataacaatgactttaaagtTATTTTGATTTAAACAAATTAGGAcctcttttattttaaaggtctATGTAAAATCTCCTAAAATCATGGATACAGTATTGAAGTGCATCCAtataataaatatgattttCAATTTAAGTTAAAATCATTTAATAATTGTCTCAGTGTTGTCCATCTGATGCATTTAAAGGTTGTTTAAATGACCCGGAGATCTTTGCTGGGATCGTTCTAGCTGGCCTGCTGGTTTAAATTCatttcctctcctgtctttttCATTAATGAGCTTTTCTGTTCATAACACTGTgcctttctctcctctctggCTGCGTCTCAGGCTTGACCTACCACGTATCTGTGGGAATTGGGAGTATGTATTCCTTCTGCCCCACTTAGTTCATCCATGCCCTCCACTATGTCATGCCAGGACAAATCTGGGCAGACGCCCAGAAAACATGTCACCTCATGCCCACCGTTTACAATGTGTTGACTCCATTGACCACCAGCTCATGTGTCTGTTCATGATACCGCTGACTGAATCAGGCCGACGGAGTGCCACACACTGATGCTCTCGGTCCAGTGGACCTGTCTTAAATTTTACTCACaagagaaaccaaaaaaaaaaaaaagcgcttTCTTTGAGTGATGCAGTTGGGCTTCTTTTAAGGGCAGCACAGTACTGTTgagtagtagtagtagaagGATTCGAGGCTCTCATAATACAGATGAGAGCCTTGTTGAAGACAGTTTGTCATATACAGTTTTGGTATATGAGGGTGTAAAGTCAAAGttcttattattttatcagAAAGTGAATTTTTGCACCACTTTTTAACCCTTGATcctatatttgtatttaaaattgaagtATAAAAAATGCTGTATCGGCTGTCAGATTTTCCTCAAAGACACAGCTCGTGACTTTTCCTGTCCTGCAAAGACGTCCGACTCTCAGTAGAGCAAAACCAgtccaaaaatataaaactatttACCAAACGTAATCGAAAAACATTTGCGGCCTGAAACAAGGGGACCGTGCTTGCTCACTTAGAAAGCAGTTCCCCTTTATCTCCACTGGAGGGAGATGTTGTGCCGTCTATGAAGCAGACTGAACGGTGGAGGGGCTGCGGCTGGATGGAGGTGCCCTGTCATGAGACCGTCATTCTCTCCGCCATAAAACTGACAAGCATCCATTACTGAAAATGATTGCCCacattacaaacacatttaggGGAATGTGCCGTTATTAGGGAATTTGTAGACGAGGGCCCAGAGTGCCTGACGACCACGCTGTCCACCACAGTTAGGGAGACAGAGATATAGAGAGAGATGTGAGCGTCTGTGGCCTTGATGCGAGATGAAGTTGGGCTGATTGATATTAAAGGCAAACGGGATAGGATGGAGGGCCTTGGCTGCCTACCTGAGTCCCGGAAAACACTAGAGGTGACTACATTGTCTACGGATGAGAGAGAGccaaaaacaataacagtgaCATCGATGCGGTGAGTCAGATAAAGTTGTGATTGATAGCTTCCCCCACCCCAGTCCTCCAGTTCAGCGCCCccacctcctgtgctgaatGAGTGTGAGCTGAAATGTAACACTGCGAGTGAAAACCTGTCAGAGTGCATCAGAGATTGAAAAGACAGAGGTGGATACAGAATGCACCCTGTTTTGGTCAACTGACAGACTTTTTCCAGTTAAGAGGAAGGCATTTCCTGTCAATGTCGAGCTAGACAGCACTGCATAGTGTAAGCTCCTGTGACTAGCTGACAGCTATGTACACTTCTCCCGTTTGTGATATAGTCTTTAATATCCAGTATGATCTGGTGTCACATAATATGGAATAGTCCTTTTTTATGcgcataaacacacatataaattTGCGTGTTTGTTAGATGTGTTTCAAAGAGGTGTAGAGGTGGTTAGATGATGATACAGGCAGCTGTCAGTAAGGGTTCAAAGCAAACCACTGGTGCCTCCTATCTCTGAGTTCTGCACGCCTCATGGAGACACAGCTGCTGTGCTCAGTCTGGGTCTTCGTCTGCATATCCAGTAACCAGCATCGCTTTATTACTGGCTTCAAAAGGCAGTCTGGTGAAGTTTTCCTCGACTGTTctcctaaaaataaatctaaactgTCCTAACACAATTGCAAGTTTAGATGCAGTTTCACACACTACTGGCCAGTCCTACCTATGTGATGTCGATATATTGCTCAGCATTCTAGCATCTTCCTAAATGGCACTTTTATGTCTGCCCAAAATGGCCCATATCTGCATATCTTTGGCCTTGAATGATGGCAGTGGCTCAGGGTTGGTCTGTTTGCTTAGACTCAGCTGCTGCACCACCTTATATGGATCTGATGTTACGTGTGGGATTAGATTTGACAATACTTGCCATAAAACATCATCAGGCTCAGTTTTCTGACTCGTGGGTCAAGTCTTTTTCCCACAGCAGTTGTTATTAGTGCCAAAAATAGACCAGATCAAGCTCAAAGTGTATCTGGGTGAAAATATAAAAGCCTCCACAGATCATCAGTCTGTGTTGTACTGGGTTGTTGCTGTTTGCAAGAGAATAATCACAAATGATTTGTGGAAATATTGTATTGattttttatgctttatttAGCAGATATTTGGCTAATCGGGCTGTTTTTAGTCAAAAACAATCATAAAATTGAtcttggttttgttttatgacagtttattatttttaaatatcttagTAGTGGCCTATTGAAGTAACCAAAAGGAATGCAGTTTAACAGCCTAACAGCATATTAATGGCTAAACACAGTCTCACAGTTAAATAATTAGAGGAACTTTCTAGACAAcatgacttttttgtttttgcttcttttgatTTACCCAGCTGGTACGACGAATTCTAACAGTCTCTCCCTCGCTCGCTGTTCCCATGTCAGTGTAAACATTGAGCATCCATAACAATATGGACTGTTTTCATAACAATATGGTGTCCGTTCACCATTCATGATTCTCATGCATTGTGTCTTCCAGTCATCCATTTTCTCGttctcctgtttgttttcttgtcgCACACTTGAACGGTCGGAGACACACGCAGAGGTTCGCCTGTTCACAGGCTACGTGCGACGGCAGAGGCTGCTAACTTCCAGCTGAGTGTCTGTGCATATAGTTTTGTGTGTATACTCGTGACGTCTGGTTTATAGTGCACAGTCTCTTTTGAGTAGCATATGGTGTCAGCCTAAGAGGCGTGCAGCCATCACTAATGAAGACAGATGAGAGGGAGCTGGAGCCTCTTCCTGTGAGCACTGCAATGCATACGTGCGCCTGTGTTTGCATGCACCATCGTACATGTGCTCCATCCAATCTAACACTCCTCCACCCTCCAAAAAACCCTCTACATATCACTTGTTTGTTGTTCTCATTTGGACCAGAGAGTAACTGGGAGCGTTTTCTCCTTGGCGCTGATGTTACAGGGACAAGAGACAGTATCACACTAAATGAGAACCTTCAGCCAGAGCTCCGTCCTACACGTGTCACGTCTCAGCCAAACATGCAGCCCAGAGTGCATCCACCCAAAGGTGAGTGTGTAATTGCGAGTGACTGGCTTCTCCAGTCAATGATAAGAACTCCTACCGCTAATGGCGTAAACACTGCAATTAGGCATTGCATGCTAAACACTCCTTTCTACCTTCCATGTTTAACCCAAGTCCTTTCCCTTCCCGCCTCCACTTCTCCCTGCTCCTCATTGGTGCAAGATGCCCAAATGCCATGGCATTTTGGAAATGTGAGGCAAATTCTCGCCCACTGACATTCAGAAACTTCTGCCATGTTCTCTTTGAAAGAGGGTGGGGGGATCAGGGTGGGAGGACTATAAATATGGATGCCACTTCAAGTAATGTTGCTTTCTTCTTGCGTGTttttgcgtgtctgtgtgtgcgtgggggTGGGGGGACTCTATGTGTGCAGTCTTTAACCTTTTTGCCTGCACATCCACAAATATGGGTCAGTAATCCCCAAAGTGAGAGCATATTTTGGCGAAGAAGCAGAACTAAGCTGTTGCTATTGCTGAGATGCAGGGCGTCACACTTGTCTTGCGTCCCCTTGTCTGGGGCACCGCTGCTATATTTAGCCTGTTGCCATGGAAGCACTTCAGTCACATAAGTAATTGAAATAAGTTTCTACATTGACACTGTGATCCAACTCTGAGAGAGGAAAGTTTTTCTAGCAGAATCAATACGGGCTTTTTCATTTGTGGCTGCTGTTTCggttttttcatgcattttaaaCTCTTGTCTAATGCAATTTTTGTTATATTGTTtcgtgtgtgtggtttttgggttggttttttttattactgttatCAGTTATGACAATAATTATTGTCTCTAGCTACTCATTagaaagttttccttttttctttttctttaaaaaacttttttggcTCCAGCTTCAGATCAAGTGAGCGATTAAAATGACCAGTCATCTCATCTTCCTTTTCCCAGTTCTTTTAGACGACAGAAGTTCACATGAATCATCTTGGGAGTGCCACACCGCTGGCGCTGACCTTGGCACAGATGGTGTCAGCAGGGAAGACGCACCTGCACTGCACAGCAGCCTGGAGACTCTTGACAGGGTGGAGACGAATGGGATTGACAGAAGGGGGGGGGAGCTGGTGACCCTTACAGAAGATGCAGGCGTAGAGCTGGAGGAGGGGCGGAGCCCTGTGGAAGAGGCAGGGCATGAGATAGAAGgagttgatgatgatgaagagctGGGTTCCACGGtggaggaaggagaggaagCAGCTCTGGCGCTGGATGTCCCACAAACTGAATCAGACCTTCAGTGGCTTTCAATTAAACAAGCTTCTGTCAGTCATTCGGAGGTGG
Proteins encoded in this window:
- the LOC113018638 gene encoding coiled-coil domain-containing protein 149-like isoform X3 yields the protein MQSSKRSESDWQGLVSEFLVCKRKLESKKEALLILSKELDTCQQERDQYKLMANQLRERHQGLKKKYRELIDGDPSLPPEKRNQVNLAQLLRDSRERTKQLAEEVKELTQRLAEAQGDNKLLRMTITRQRLGDEEVGVRHFPAHEREDLVCKLERAGLQMEEMENNMKALTDELQDVKAERTVFREKAERLNMELNHILGNHEARIIDVDALCMENKYLHDRLNQLQEEVNLLKSNIMKYKTALERRKNSSTYGKSNNSPLTGVLSAKQVQEMLLEEQGCSLPATPQSIADLKSLATALLETIHEKNLVIQHQRHSNRILGNRVADLERKLKTLEVSGLWSLPVLLDDRSSHESSWECHTAGADLGTDGVSREDAPALHSSLETLDRVETNGIDRRGGELVTLTEDAGVELEEGRSPVEEAGHEIEGVDDDEELGSTVEEGEEAALALDVPQTESDLQWLSIKQASVSHSEVGQRPCESQNSESDNVPEHEEASVSTPESQAAEVSSTREWDVQCPSAQSDSCHSDNLA
- the LOC113018638 gene encoding coiled-coil domain-containing protein 149-like isoform X2 translates to MQSSKRSESDWQGLVSEFLVCKRKLESKKEALLILSKELDTCQQERDQYKLMANQLRERHQGLKKKYRELIDGDPSLPPEKRNQVNLAQLLRDSRERTKQLAEEVKELTQRLAEAQGDNKLLRMTITRQRLGDEEVGVRHFPAHEREDLVCKLERAGLQMEEMENNMKALTDELQDVKAERTVFREKAERLNMELNHILGNHEARIIDVDALCMENKYLHDRLNQLQEEVNLLKSNIMKYKTALERRKNSSTYGKSNNSPLTGVLSAKQVQEMLLEEQGCSLPATPQSIADLKSLATALLETIHEKNLVIQHQRHSNRILGNRVADLERKLKTLEVSGLWSLPGTRDSITLNENLQPELRPTRVTSQPNMQPRVHPPKVLLDDRSSHESSWECHTAGADLGTDGVSREDAPALHSSLETLDRVETNGIDRRGGELVTLTEDAGVELEEGRSPVEEAGHEIEGVDDDEELGSTVEEGEEAALALDVPQTESDLQWLSIKQASVSHSEVGQRPCESQNSESDNVPEHEEASVSTPESQAAEVSSTREWDVQCPSAQSDSCHSDNLA
- the LOC113018638 gene encoding coiled-coil domain-containing protein 149-like isoform X1: MQSSKRSESDWQGLVSEFLVCKRKLESKKEALLILSKELDTCQQERDQYKLMANQLRERHQGLKKKYRELIDGDPSLPPEKRNQVNLAQLLRDSRERTKQLAEEVKELTQRLAEAQGDNKLLRMTITRQRLGDEEVGVRHFPAHEREDLVCKLERAGLQMEEMENNMKALTDELQDVKAERTVFREKAERLNMELNHILGNHEARIIDVDALCMENKYLHDRLNQLQEEVNLLKSNIMKYKTALERRKNSSTYGKSNNSPLTGVLSAKQVQEMLLEEQGCSLPATPQSIADLKSLATALLETIHEKNLVIQHQRHSNRILGNRVADLERKLKTLEVSGLWSLPGLTYHVSVGIGRTRDSITLNENLQPELRPTRVTSQPNMQPRVHPPKVLLDDRSSHESSWECHTAGADLGTDGVSREDAPALHSSLETLDRVETNGIDRRGGELVTLTEDAGVELEEGRSPVEEAGHEIEGVDDDEELGSTVEEGEEAALALDVPQTESDLQWLSIKQASVSHSEVGQRPCESQNSESDNVPEHEEASVSTPESQAAEVSSTREWDVQCPSAQSDSCHSDNLA